A genomic window from Halomonas sp. LR3S48 includes:
- a CDS encoding acetate/propionate family kinase has product MSREILVVNSGSSSLKFALFDAACADSPMAMELRCRGQFSGLGDQARVELGTGFDEAADEACTAALRNVPLMLGHQGALARLLEWIEASPALGDIHAVGHRIVHGGAQYREPVRLDKESLAGLESLVDLAPLHQPYGLAPVRALAGLRPSLPQVACFDTAFHATQPAVAQTFPLPRRFHEQGVIRYGFHGLSFDYVSRALTEQVLPQHRQAVSGGRTIIAHLGNGASLCALRDGRSVAATTGFTAVEGLMMGTRSGSLDPGLVLHLILHEGMAAEVVQRMLYKESGLLGVSGISGDMRELLASQAPEATEAVELFVYRIVREIGSLAAALGGLDHLVFTAGIGEHAASVRAAVAQGCEWLGAQLDANANADHATDIAAADSRLGLWVVPTDEERMIAWYTAAELAR; this is encoded by the coding sequence ATGAGCCGCGAGATCCTGGTCGTCAACAGCGGCTCCTCGAGCCTCAAGTTTGCCCTCTTCGACGCGGCCTGCGCCGACAGCCCCATGGCCATGGAACTGCGTTGTCGCGGTCAGTTCTCGGGGCTTGGCGACCAGGCGCGAGTCGAGCTGGGGACGGGTTTCGATGAAGCTGCTGACGAAGCATGTACTGCCGCACTGCGTAACGTACCGCTTATGCTGGGTCACCAAGGCGCGCTGGCTCGGCTGCTGGAGTGGATCGAGGCTAGCCCGGCCCTGGGTGACATCCACGCCGTGGGCCATAGGATTGTCCATGGCGGGGCGCAGTACCGTGAGCCGGTGCGCCTCGACAAGGAGAGCCTGGCGGGCCTGGAGTCGCTGGTCGACCTGGCGCCGCTGCACCAGCCCTATGGCCTGGCGCCGGTGCGGGCACTGGCTGGCCTGCGCCCGTCGCTGCCCCAGGTGGCTTGCTTCGATACCGCTTTTCACGCGACTCAGCCAGCAGTGGCGCAGACCTTCCCACTGCCGCGTCGTTTTCACGAGCAGGGCGTAATCCGTTACGGCTTCCACGGCCTCTCCTTCGACTACGTCAGCCGCGCCCTGACCGAACAGGTGCTGCCGCAGCATCGCCAGGCGGTGTCTGGAGGACGCACGATCATCGCCCATCTGGGCAACGGTGCGAGCCTGTGCGCGCTACGCGATGGCAGGAGCGTGGCCGCCACCACCGGTTTCACCGCCGTGGAGGGGCTGATGATGGGCACCCGCAGCGGCAGCCTCGACCCGGGCCTGGTGCTGCACTTGATCCTGCACGAGGGCATGGCCGCCGAGGTGGTGCAGCGCATGCTCTACAAGGAGTCGGGATTGCTCGGCGTGTCCGGCATCAGCGGCGATATGCGCGAGTTGCTGGCCAGCCAGGCGCCCGAGGCGACCGAAGCCGTCGAGCTGTTCGTCTACCGTATCGTGCGCGAGATCGGCAGCCTGGCGGCGGCGCTGGGCGGGCTCGACCATCTTGTCTTCACCGCCGGCATCGGCGAGCATGCCGCTTCGGTGCGCGCCGCCGTGGCCCAGGGCTGCGAGTGGCTCGGCGCGCAGCTCGATGCCAACGCCAATGCCGACCATGCTACCGATATCGCCGCCGCCGACAGCCGGCTCGGGCTATGGGTCGTTCCCACCGACGAGGAGCGCATGATCGCCTGGTACACCGCCGCCGAACTGGCGCGCTAG
- a CDS encoding class I SAM-dependent methyltransferase gives MCDIHALGTQHDNTNINIDAATEAFEERLVNALNESGLMLLLSLGHRTGLLSAMAGAAPETSVALAMRTDLDERYVREWLGGMVASGVVETDPQAGTYWLPEAHALLLTDKGPANLAVYSQFIAILGSVEDDVVRCFREGGGVPYSRYPRFQEVMASDSGQTVLPALFDAILPLAEALIERLESGIRVLDCACGRGRALMAMAERYPASRFVGYDLSQEAIDWARRETDRAGLANLTFEVRDLSDFDITAEPDAFDLVTTFDGIHDQARPRSLLKGIHRTLAPDGVYLVQDIHASSHHHLDREHPLGTMLYAVSVSHCMTVSLAQGGEGLGTMWGRERALAYLEEAGFRSIEVHQLEHDIQNDYFVCRL, from the coding sequence ATGTGTGACATTCACGCGCTTGGTACCCAGCATGACAACACCAATATCAACATCGACGCTGCAACCGAAGCCTTCGAGGAGCGGCTGGTAAACGCACTCAACGAAAGCGGCTTGATGCTGCTGCTCTCGCTCGGCCATCGCACCGGCCTACTGTCGGCCATGGCCGGCGCAGCACCGGAAACCAGTGTGGCCCTGGCCATGCGCACCGATCTCGACGAACGCTACGTGCGTGAATGGCTAGGGGGCATGGTCGCCAGCGGCGTGGTCGAGACCGACCCGCAGGCTGGCACTTACTGGCTGCCGGAGGCTCATGCTCTTCTGCTGACGGACAAGGGCCCGGCCAATCTCGCCGTCTACTCGCAGTTTATCGCCATTCTGGGAAGTGTAGAGGACGACGTGGTGCGTTGCTTCCGTGAAGGTGGCGGCGTGCCCTATTCGCGCTACCCGCGCTTTCAGGAGGTAATGGCCAGCGACAGCGGCCAGACGGTGCTGCCGGCCCTGTTCGACGCCATCCTGCCGCTGGCAGAGGCTCTTATCGAGCGGCTCGAGAGCGGCATCAGGGTGCTCGACTGCGCCTGCGGTCGCGGCCGGGCACTGATGGCCATGGCCGAGCGTTACCCAGCCAGCCGTTTCGTCGGCTACGACCTCTCGCAGGAAGCCATTGATTGGGCGCGCCGCGAAACCGACCGGGCCGGCCTCGCCAACCTCACCTTCGAGGTGCGCGACCTGAGCGATTTCGATATCACCGCCGAGCCCGATGCCTTCGACTTGGTGACCACTTTCGACGGCATTCATGACCAGGCCCGCCCGCGCAGCCTGCTCAAGGGCATCCACCGCACCCTGGCACCGGACGGCGTCTACCTGGTGCAGGACATCCACGCTTCGAGCCACCACCATCTCGACCGAGAGCATCCCTTGGGCACCATGCTCTACGCGGTATCGGTAAGCCACTGCATGACGGTATCGCTGGCCCAAGGCGGCGAAGGCTTGGGCACCATGTGGGGGCGCGAGCGCGCGTTGGCTTATCTGGAGGAGGCTGGCTTCCGCAGTATCGAGGTTCACCAGTTGGAGCACGACATTCAGAACGACTATTTCGTGTGTAGGCTCTAG
- a CDS encoding GlxA family transcriptional regulator: protein MRSDVEADEPLTIALLATPEATASTLYGMFDLFGSAGRDWNFLIHGRLGEPLLRPLIVSQSGEGFRASNGAWIQPDSSLAECPLPAAACIPDLFIAPDEPLTGRYEAEIAWLRECHEKGALLAAACTGAMLLAEAGMLEGEEATTHWAYCEALARRYPQVQVYPHRILVASGEGQRLVMAGGGTSWFDLTLYLVARLLGTDEAMRLARVHLIDWHQDGQQPYAVLSSSRQVADACIARCQVWVAQHYDCHSPVAGMVEVSGLSERAFKRRFKAATGMTPMDYVHTLRLEEAKQLLEQGDEPIEAIAEQLGYADPSFFRRLFGRRVGLTPSRYRRRFRGLRLRLS from the coding sequence ATGAGGAGCGATGTCGAAGCCGACGAACCGTTGACCATTGCGCTTCTGGCCACGCCCGAGGCGACCGCCTCGACGCTGTACGGCATGTTCGACCTGTTCGGTTCGGCGGGGCGGGACTGGAACTTCCTGATTCACGGTCGATTGGGTGAGCCACTGCTGCGCCCATTGATCGTCTCGCAGAGTGGCGAAGGGTTTCGCGCCTCCAATGGTGCCTGGATTCAGCCCGACAGCAGCCTGGCCGAGTGTCCGTTGCCCGCCGCGGCCTGTATCCCCGATCTCTTCATTGCTCCCGATGAGCCATTGACGGGGCGTTACGAGGCGGAAATCGCCTGGCTGCGTGAGTGCCATGAAAAGGGGGCGCTACTGGCGGCGGCCTGCACCGGCGCCATGCTGCTGGCCGAAGCGGGAATGTTGGAAGGAGAGGAGGCTACGACTCATTGGGCGTATTGCGAGGCCTTGGCGCGCCGCTATCCCCAGGTGCAGGTGTATCCGCATCGAATCCTCGTTGCCAGCGGGGAAGGGCAACGGCTGGTCATGGCCGGCGGTGGTACCAGCTGGTTCGACTTGACGCTCTACCTGGTGGCGCGACTGTTGGGCACCGACGAGGCAATGCGTCTGGCCCGTGTCCATCTCATCGACTGGCACCAGGACGGACAGCAGCCCTATGCCGTGCTCAGTAGCTCGCGCCAGGTGGCGGACGCCTGCATCGCGCGCTGCCAGGTGTGGGTCGCCCAGCATTACGATTGCCATTCGCCGGTGGCCGGAATGGTGGAAGTCAGCGGCCTGTCGGAGCGTGCCTTCAAGCGCCGTTTCAAGGCCGCTACCGGCATGACGCCGATGGACTACGTGCACACTCTGCGGCTGGAGGAAGCGAAGCAGTTGCTGGAGCAGGGCGACGAGCCCATCGAAGCGATTGCCGAACAGCTCGGCTATGCCGATCCCAGCTTCTTCCGCCGCCTGTTCGGGCGTCGCGTCGGGCTGACGCCCAGCCGGTATCGGCGTCGTTTTCGCGGGCTGCGGCTACGCCTGTCCTGA
- a CDS encoding PLP-dependent aminotransferase family protein, protein MTMWVPQLAEDGIRYRAIADSIAVAIQSGELSAGQKLPPQRRLADRLGVTVGTVTRAYAEAERQGWVVARVGSGTFVRGNEAPSGQDFLASRPVEDGIVDLSLSLPPPHPMRVATLGRVLREIAEQPEILQRAVEYQPDRGVPAHREHLADWMTRLGMPAEPESLVVTQGGQHGINLALQALTRPGERIAADVLTYPGLITAASQAHLKVLGVPMDDQGMDMDALARLCVQQPPRLVYVTPDQNNPTGTPLSEARRERLVALARRHDFWIVEDGVQYLPEAERGTPIYRLAPERTLFIFSTSKVLAGGLRIGTLLTPPALRDRLGTTLRAQSWMVPPLMVEAVCRWVACGDSAILLEWLTEELGERQRMARERLAGYTTSGRPHGNNLWLPLPEGLRSAVFVEALARRGVLVSSAEPFCVGSEPAPQALRLCLSAAPSREALAQALDTLAQLLAEPPAAPWQTL, encoded by the coding sequence ATGACAATGTGGGTCCCACAGCTTGCTGAAGATGGTATTCGCTACCGTGCCATTGCCGATTCCATCGCCGTGGCGATTCAATCCGGTGAACTCTCCGCCGGGCAGAAACTGCCTCCCCAGCGCCGGTTGGCCGATCGCCTTGGGGTCACGGTGGGCACCGTGACTCGCGCCTATGCCGAAGCCGAGCGCCAAGGGTGGGTCGTGGCCAGAGTGGGCAGCGGCACCTTCGTGCGCGGCAACGAGGCTCCGTCAGGCCAGGACTTCCTGGCCAGCCGTCCCGTCGAGGATGGTATCGTCGACCTCAGCCTGAGCCTGCCGCCCCCGCATCCGATGCGTGTCGCCACCCTGGGACGCGTACTGCGTGAAATAGCCGAGCAGCCCGAGATTCTCCAGCGCGCGGTGGAGTACCAACCGGACCGCGGCGTACCTGCCCACCGCGAGCATCTGGCCGACTGGATGACCCGCCTCGGCATGCCCGCCGAGCCCGAGTCGCTGGTCGTCACCCAGGGCGGGCAGCATGGGATCAATCTGGCGCTGCAAGCGCTGACGCGCCCAGGCGAGCGCATCGCCGCCGATGTCCTCACCTACCCCGGCCTGATCACCGCCGCCAGCCAAGCGCACCTGAAGGTGCTGGGCGTGCCGATGGATGACCAGGGTATGGACATGGACGCCCTGGCCCGGCTCTGCGTTCAGCAGCCGCCACGCCTCGTCTATGTCACGCCGGACCAGAACAACCCCACCGGCACGCCGTTGAGCGAAGCCCGGCGCGAGCGTCTGGTGGCCCTGGCCCGGCGCCACGACTTCTGGATCGTCGAGGATGGCGTGCAGTACCTGCCCGAGGCGGAACGCGGCACGCCGATTTATCGCCTGGCCCCGGAGCGCACGCTGTTCATCTTCAGTACGTCGAAAGTGCTGGCTGGCGGCCTGCGCATCGGCACCCTGCTGACACCGCCGGCGCTGCGCGACCGGTTGGGCACGACGCTGCGTGCCCAGAGTTGGATGGTGCCGCCACTGATGGTCGAGGCGGTGTGCCGCTGGGTGGCCTGCGGCGACAGCGCCATTCTGCTCGAGTGGCTGACCGAGGAACTGGGTGAGCGCCAGCGCATGGCTCGGGAGCGCCTGGCCGGCTACACCACGAGCGGCCGCCCCCACGGCAACAACCTGTGGCTGCCGCTACCGGAAGGGCTGCGCAGTGCCGTGTTCGTGGAAGCACTGGCTCGTCGGGGGGTACTGGTCAGCAGCGCCGAACCCTTCTGCGTGGGCAGCGAGCCCGCGCCCCAGGCGCTACGACTCTGCCTCAGCGCTGCGCCCTCGCGCGAGGCCCTGGCCCAAGCGCTGGATACGCTGGCCCAGCTACTGGCCGAGCCACCCGCCGCGCCGTGGCAAACGCTGTAA
- a CDS encoding LysE family translocator: MEALAFLGPAALYMISMTITPGPNNMMLTASGANYGFMRTLPHIFGILGGCFLLFAGIALGLGLIFERYPAVQMTLRVIGSAYLLYLAWKIATAPPPDMRQRSEGKPLSFWQAAAFQFANPKAWVMGLALIAGFLPEGGDPIMNALLLAAFAELVGLPCIALWAGFGVAIGQWLDTPRAWRIFNWTMGGLTAACVYFILA, encoded by the coding sequence ATGGAAGCTCTGGCGTTCCTCGGGCCTGCGGCCCTCTACATGATCTCGATGACCATCACTCCCGGCCCTAACAACATGATGCTCACGGCCTCCGGAGCCAACTACGGCTTCATGCGCACCCTGCCGCACATCTTTGGCATCCTGGGCGGCTGTTTTCTATTGTTCGCCGGCATCGCCCTGGGGTTGGGGTTGATCTTCGAGCGCTACCCGGCGGTACAGATGACCCTGCGCGTCATTGGCAGCGCGTATCTGCTTTACTTGGCCTGGAAGATCGCCACGGCGCCGCCGCCCGATATGCGCCAAAGGAGTGAAGGCAAACCGCTCAGTTTCTGGCAGGCGGCGGCCTTCCAGTTCGCCAACCCGAAGGCGTGGGTGATGGGCCTGGCGCTGATAGCAGGTTTTCTGCCGGAGGGCGGCGATCCGATAATGAACGCCTTGTTGCTGGCTGCCTTCGCCGAGCTGGTCGGGCTGCCGTGCATCGCGCTGTGGGCAGGCTTCGGCGTGGCCATCGGCCAGTGGCTCGATACGCCACGCGCCTGGCGAATCTTCAACTGGACGATGGGAGGGCTCACCGCGGCCTGTGTCTACTTCATTCTGGCGTAA
- a CDS encoding threonine/serine dehydratase gives MLRLERLQAAQRLIADTLLPTPLLLDHALSERFARRIWLKGELFQRTGSFKPRGALNWVRTASREELAGGLAAVSAGNHALGLAWAAGQAGVPVTIVMPENASRFKVEGSRELGAEVILHGDINAAWERMHELVAERGLTLVHPYDDERIIAGQGTIGLEILEQAPEAMAILCPVGGGGLIAGIGSAAAALRPELAVFGVEPSGAASMAHAWSQGAPSRLKKVATCAKSLGAAIVGKHTYPLCRKTTRALVQVDDAAIGRAMRHLLYQAKLMAEPGAAVGIAALLEGAVTLPPEGDVVVVITGGNMSREELEPFL, from the coding sequence ATGCTCCGGCTCGAACGCCTGCAGGCAGCCCAACGTCTCATTGCCGACACCCTCTTGCCTACGCCGCTACTGCTCGACCACGCGCTATCGGAGCGGTTCGCGCGACGCATCTGGCTGAAGGGTGAGCTGTTCCAGCGCACCGGATCGTTCAAGCCACGCGGTGCCCTGAACTGGGTGCGCACCGCCAGCCGAGAGGAACTGGCCGGCGGCCTGGCTGCGGTGTCGGCCGGCAACCATGCCTTGGGGCTCGCCTGGGCGGCGGGCCAGGCTGGCGTGCCGGTGACTATCGTGATGCCGGAGAACGCCAGCCGGTTCAAGGTGGAGGGCAGCCGCGAGCTGGGCGCCGAGGTGATCCTGCATGGTGACATCAATGCCGCCTGGGAGCGGATGCATGAGCTGGTGGCTGAGCGCGGCCTGACCTTGGTGCACCCCTACGACGACGAACGCATCATCGCCGGCCAAGGCACCATCGGGCTCGAGATCCTCGAGCAGGCGCCCGAGGCCATGGCCATTCTCTGCCCGGTGGGCGGTGGTGGACTGATCGCCGGCATCGGCTCGGCCGCCGCGGCGCTGCGCCCCGAGCTGGCAGTGTTCGGAGTGGAACCCAGCGGCGCCGCCAGCATGGCTCATGCCTGGTCGCAGGGCGCCCCCTCACGGCTGAAGAAGGTGGCAACCTGCGCCAAGAGCCTGGGGGCAGCCATCGTCGGCAAACACACCTACCCGCTGTGTCGCAAAACCACTCGGGCCCTGGTGCAAGTCGACGATGCCGCCATAGGCCGCGCCATGCGCCACCTGCTCTATCAAGCCAAGCTGATGGCGGAACCGGGCGCCGCCGTGGGCATTGCCGCCCTGTTGGAGGGAGCCGTCACGCTGCCGCCCGAAGGCGATGTGGTGGTGGTGATCACCGGCGGCAACATGAGCCGGGAGGAGCTGGAACCGTTCCTTTGA
- a CDS encoding exopolysaccharide biosynthesis protein, producing MQASRDTEPDEPATEPHNLVELMRAIESIDTPSGRIRFDEVLDAIGRRAFGPLLLLAGLVTLMPIVSGIPGVPTLMALFTLLVCAQLLIGRRTFWLPGWLRNRTLPSDKVHKGLKWMYKPARWVDRLLNARITFMTGKQGIRLTALACFVLALAMPPMELIPLTVNIAGVALTLFGLAIMARDGLLSILAFLITGTSLFVLIYNLL from the coding sequence ATGCAGGCCTCACGAGACACTGAACCGGATGAGCCGGCAACGGAACCGCACAATCTCGTCGAGCTGATGCGCGCCATCGAATCCATCGACACGCCCTCGGGGCGGATCCGCTTCGACGAGGTGCTCGATGCCATCGGCCGGCGCGCATTCGGCCCGCTGCTGCTGCTGGCTGGGCTGGTCACGCTGATGCCCATCGTCAGCGGTATCCCCGGCGTGCCCACGCTGATGGCGCTGTTCACGCTGCTGGTCTGCGCGCAGCTATTGATCGGCCGGCGCACCTTCTGGTTGCCGGGCTGGCTGCGCAACCGCACGCTGCCGAGCGACAAGGTCCACAAGGGGCTCAAGTGGATGTACAAGCCGGCCCGGTGGGTCGACAGGCTGCTGAACGCTCGCATCACCTTCATGACGGGGAAACAGGGCATACGCCTGACCGCCTTGGCGTGCTTCGTGCTGGCCCTGGCCATGCCCCCCATGGAGCTGATACCGCTGACGGTCAACATCGCCGGCGTGGCCCTGACCCTTTTTGGTCTGGCGATCATGGCTCGCGACGGCTTGCTGTCGATCCTGGCCTTCCTCATCACCGGCACCAGCCTGTTCGTACTTATCTACAATTTGCTGTAG
- a CDS encoding methyl-accepting chemotaxis protein: MKNVSIKWSLTAALVVLVLMIGLISGLGFYSNAKGEAALHELAETNMKLADTANRAQVNVLRAQTFLDRYASLSTQGNPDKAGENQQLAVAAVETAQQRFAEFREVPLDPADTRTPHVAAITEAYDALVNEGLVPLLDAAPFQVQRNQEQLAELGAQLDRAMDAFIHYIEERSIHDIEAVETLDRRVAIVATTLLVAALVAAFLIRIALMRVVVTPLREAIDHFERIADGDLTARIEDRGRNEIGQLYSALGRMQDKLKTLVVSLRESSENVFTGAGEIATGSQDLSSRTEQQAAALQETASSMEEMASTVSKNTDTSIEADRLSAAASKTAEAGGQEVERTVKLMREIADSARRINDIIGVIDSIAFQTNILALNASVEAARAGEQGRGFAVVASEVRSLASRSAESAKEIRKLIEDTTTRVASGAEQAERSGETINETVESIRQVSALMGEISTATREQNSGIEQINTALTEMDSVTQQNASLVQQTSAAAASLEEQASRLAALIATFRVDERATSTTARVDRQADAQREQRGGKAKQETRPHQLVRLTDPKPTGSRQRSATEEDWSEF, translated from the coding sequence ATGAAGAACGTATCCATCAAATGGAGCCTGACAGCGGCATTAGTGGTCCTGGTGCTGATGATCGGCTTGATCAGCGGGTTGGGGTTTTACTCCAATGCCAAGGGTGAAGCGGCCCTGCACGAACTGGCAGAAACCAACATGAAGCTGGCCGACACGGCCAACCGCGCGCAGGTGAACGTGCTGCGGGCGCAGACCTTCCTGGACCGCTACGCCAGCCTGAGCACCCAGGGCAACCCGGACAAGGCGGGTGAGAACCAGCAGTTGGCCGTGGCCGCTGTAGAAACGGCACAGCAGCGCTTCGCTGAATTCCGCGAAGTACCTCTCGATCCGGCGGATACTCGTACGCCACACGTCGCGGCCATCACCGAGGCTTACGATGCGCTTGTCAACGAGGGCCTGGTGCCGCTGCTGGATGCCGCGCCGTTCCAGGTCCAGCGCAACCAGGAGCAATTGGCCGAACTGGGCGCGCAGCTCGATCGGGCCATGGATGCTTTTATCCATTACATCGAAGAGCGCTCCATCCACGATATTGAGGCGGTCGAGACCCTGGATCGCCGCGTGGCGATCGTTGCCACGACACTGCTGGTAGCGGCATTGGTGGCCGCCTTCCTGATTCGCATCGCCTTGATGCGTGTGGTGGTGACGCCGCTGCGGGAAGCCATTGACCACTTCGAGCGTATCGCCGATGGCGACCTGACCGCGCGCATCGAGGATCGTGGTCGCAACGAGATCGGTCAGCTCTACAGCGCCCTGGGTCGCATGCAGGATAAGCTCAAGACGCTGGTGGTCTCGCTGCGCGAGAGCAGCGAGAACGTCTTTACCGGCGCCGGCGAAATTGCCACGGGCAGCCAGGATCTCTCGTCGCGAACCGAGCAACAGGCTGCGGCCCTGCAGGAAACCGCCTCCAGCATGGAGGAGATGGCCTCTACCGTCAGCAAGAACACTGATACCTCGATCGAGGCCGACCGTCTCTCTGCCGCGGCGTCAAAGACTGCCGAGGCCGGCGGGCAGGAGGTCGAGCGCACCGTGAAGCTGATGCGCGAGATCGCCGACAGTGCCCGGCGCATCAACGACATCATCGGCGTCATCGACTCCATCGCCTTCCAGACTAACATTCTGGCGCTGAACGCCTCGGTCGAGGCAGCCAGGGCAGGGGAGCAGGGCCGCGGCTTCGCCGTGGTGGCAAGTGAAGTGCGCTCGCTGGCCAGCCGCAGCGCGGAGTCGGCCAAGGAGATCCGCAAGCTGATCGAGGACACCACGACCCGAGTGGCCAGCGGTGCCGAGCAGGCCGAGCGAAGCGGCGAGACGATCAACGAAACCGTCGAATCGATTCGCCAGGTCAGCGCCCTGATGGGTGAGATTTCCACGGCCACGCGGGAGCAGAACAGCGGTATCGAACAGATCAACACGGCGCTGACCGAAATGGACTCGGTCACCCAGCAGAATGCCTCCCTGGTGCAGCAGACCAGTGCCGCGGCTGCCTCGCTTGAAGAGCAGGCCAGTCGCCTCGCCGCGCTGATCGCTACCTTCCGCGTCGACGAGCGGGCCACTTCGACAACGGCAAGGGTCGACCGCCAGGCCGATGCCCAGCGGGAGCAACGAGGCGGTAAGGCGAAGCAAGAGACGAGACCGCATCAGCTGGTTCGACTTACCGATCCCAAGCCGACTGGTTCACGCCAGCGCTCAGCGACCGAAGAGGACTGGAGCGAGTTTTAG
- a CDS encoding LysR substrate-binding domain-containing protein — translation MQDLNDLYFFAQVAEYGSFTAAAHALGMPKSTLSRRIARLEERLEIRLLHRTTRRLTLTDTGRAYLAHCQDLLAAAEAAESVVEQVQGEPRGRVLLTSPISISQSLLGRALPEFMERFPKVEVELDATNRRVDLVSEGVDLAIRVRLRLEDSSLVSRRFAASPAMLVASPGLVERLGMPADPHDLKRFPSLSMRFAEGRHVQEFTDPKGNRTPISLSPRLVTDDMSVLHDAAIAGIGVVVLPTFMCRQALTTGELLWLLPQWHLPQGQLHAVYPYRRGLRPAVRHLIDFLAERLPTLAAETGVSEACPAPSPTDDEVPPKPAMTTPPVA, via the coding sequence ATGCAAGATCTCAACGATCTCTATTTCTTCGCCCAAGTCGCCGAGTACGGCAGCTTTACCGCGGCGGCGCACGCCCTGGGCATGCCAAAATCCACGCTCAGCCGCCGCATCGCTCGGCTCGAGGAGCGGCTGGAGATCCGCCTGCTTCACCGGACCACGCGACGCCTGACCCTGACGGACACCGGCCGTGCCTACCTGGCCCACTGCCAGGATCTGCTGGCAGCGGCGGAAGCGGCTGAGAGCGTTGTCGAACAGGTGCAGGGGGAGCCGCGCGGGCGGGTCTTGCTGACCAGCCCCATCTCGATTTCCCAGTCGCTACTCGGGCGGGCACTGCCCGAGTTCATGGAGCGCTTCCCCAAGGTGGAAGTGGAGCTGGATGCCACCAATCGGCGGGTGGATCTCGTATCGGAAGGAGTGGACCTCGCCATTCGCGTTCGCCTACGCCTCGAGGATTCGTCGCTGGTATCGCGTCGATTCGCAGCCAGCCCCGCCATGCTGGTGGCCAGCCCTGGGCTGGTGGAACGCCTCGGCATGCCGGCGGACCCGCACGACCTGAAGCGATTCCCGAGCCTCTCCATGCGCTTTGCGGAGGGCCGCCACGTGCAGGAGTTCACCGATCCGAAGGGTAATCGTACGCCGATCTCGCTGTCGCCGCGCCTCGTGACCGACGACATGAGCGTGCTGCACGATGCGGCCATCGCCGGCATCGGCGTCGTGGTACTTCCGACCTTCATGTGTCGCCAGGCATTGACAACCGGCGAGCTGCTCTGGCTGCTACCGCAATGGCACCTACCCCAAGGGCAGTTGCACGCGGTGTATCCGTACCGGCGCGGCCTACGCCCGGCGGTGCGCCACCTGATCGATTTCCTGGCGGAACGGCTGCCGACGCTTGCCGCGGAGACGGGGGTTTCCGAGGCGTGCCCGGCACCTAGCCCCACGGATGATGAAGTGCCGCCGAAACCGGCCATGACGACCCCACCGGTAGCGTGA
- a CDS encoding FMN-dependent NADH-azoreductase, whose product MKLLHLDSGLFEDQSVTRQLSARIVERLHATTPSLDVVYRDLIADAPSHLSGEILAGAGLSEEERNARQREEAVLTETLLEEFLAAEVIVIGAPMYNFTIPSQLKAWLDRILQAGKTFRYTENGAVGLAGGRKVIVASSRGGIYSQGPDVGNDFQERYLRAVFGFIGIDDVTVIRAEGVAMGDEMRQNAVETAHEAIAKTFKATELAEG is encoded by the coding sequence ATGAAGCTGCTGCATCTGGATTCCGGCCTGTTCGAGGATCAATCCGTCACTCGCCAGCTTTCCGCTCGCATCGTCGAACGTCTGCATGCCACCACGCCCTCGCTCGATGTCGTTTACCGCGACTTGATAGCGGATGCACCCAGCCACTTGTCCGGTGAGATCCTTGCCGGCGCCGGCCTGTCAGAGGAGGAGCGCAACGCGCGTCAGCGTGAGGAGGCGGTGCTGACGGAGACGCTGCTGGAGGAGTTTCTGGCGGCCGAGGTGATCGTGATCGGTGCGCCGATGTACAACTTCACCATTCCGAGCCAGCTCAAGGCGTGGCTCGACCGCATTCTCCAGGCCGGCAAGACCTTCCGTTATACCGAAAACGGCGCGGTGGGGCTGGCCGGGGGACGCAAGGTGATCGTCGCCTCCTCGCGCGGTGGGATTTATTCGCAAGGACCGGATGTCGGCAACGACTTCCAGGAGCGCTACCTGCGCGCCGTATTCGGCTTCATCGGCATCGACGATGTCACCGTGATCCGTGCCGAAGGCGTGGCAATGGGTGACGAGATGAGGCAGAACGCGGTGGAGACCGCCCACGAAGCCATTGCCAAGACATTCAAGGCCACCGAGTTGGCCGAGGGCTAG